A genomic window from Etheostoma spectabile isolate EspeVRDwgs_2016 chromosome 13, UIUC_Espe_1.0, whole genome shotgun sequence includes:
- the mcf2b gene encoding LOW QUALITY PROTEIN: proto-oncogene DBL (The sequence of the model RefSeq protein was modified relative to this genomic sequence to represent the inferred CDS: inserted 1 base in 1 codon), translating to MAESNPLRGFPRLRRAATSFPEKLHLVLVLHPSGLLSSAPSPSSSTDLGFRFSQDDFLLKMPVVMLRSVGDLLRYIDENHLTSDFTAKVEYCQSDWIVLRTAIETFAVTVKEIAQLLQGFGSELSETELPDEASAIEFLLHSHTHRYRQMKDDIRSVLKEGRLLLSNLETVKASKRNVEEERDLKSDLDTVQRLLTQLRDMEEAFDGFFEKHHLKMQQYLQLLHYEMSFHQMEEVLEKITNQEMDIASVGTTVVQTEQLLSDLAVLDTHAQEEMARAQVVILHGHQLATNHHYALALIIQRCNELRHHCDILTTSIRTKRASLTRARDLLLRLEEALRWCDEGAYLLASQMVDKFQTREGAQEALQYLSFHQERAPSALKNSQDILSLEFEAILTPQLQSQISIVTEKLNSMQSMIRNREQCLKKLADVQVRPIQLVAPRPEPDHTLQRCKSPLFSPKHGVDFNVLNSKFSFDLLPGKRAARRNNSQRKIEVMHDFQGNCSSLYGSTTETDSEAEDNPEQVTRHIMKELIATERIYVDELLSVLLGYRAEMEDPSMSNLFSALCSQKEXLFGKMPEIYQFHSRIFLQDLQGCLETPERVGACFLQRKKKFQVYERYCQNKPRSELLWRQCSDLPFFQECQNKLDHKLGLNSYLLKPVQRLTKYQLLLKELLKHCTEERYRHELQEALNSMLELLKSVNDSMHQIAITGYQGDLSQLGRVVLQGGFSVWISHKRAAVRMKELARFKPMQRHLFLYDLALLFCKRRDDDTHDRTPFYSFKSCLRMSAVGITENVKGDVKKFEIWYSGREVVYIVQAPTLEVKVAWLTEIRKILT from the exons ATGGCCGAGTCCAACCCGCTGCGGGGCTTCCCCCGTCTGCGCCGGGCCGCG ACATCATTTCCAGAAAAACTGCATTTGGTCTTGGTTCTCCACCCCTCCGGCTTGTTAAGCTCTGCCCCCAGTCCGTCCTCCAGCACTGACCTGGGCTTCCGCTTCAGCCAGGATGACTTCCTGTTAAAGATGCCG GTGGTGATGCTGCGTTCGGTTGGTGACCTGCTGCGCTACATCGATGAAAACCACCTGACATCAGACTTCACTGCAAAAGTGGAGTACTGCCAAAGTGACTGGATCGTCCTCCGCACG gcaaTTGAGACCTTTGCGGTGACAGTGAAGGAGATCGCCCAGCTGCTGCAAGGCTTTGGATCAGAGCTATCTGAGACCGAACTtccagatgaagctagtgccaTTGAGTTCCtgctgcactcacacacacaccgataCAGACAGATGAAG GATGATATCCGGAGCGTGCTGAAAGAAGGACGGCTGCTGCTGTCCAACCTGGAGACTGTCAAGGCCTCTAAGAGAAAtgtagaggaggagagggacctAAAATCAGACCTGGACACTGTTCAGAG GCTCCTGACTCAGCTCAGAGACATGGAGGAGGCGTTTGATGGCTTCTTTGAGAAACACCACCTGAAGATGCAGCAATACCTCCAGCTGCTGCATTATGAAATGAGTTTCCACCAG aTGGAAGAGGTACTGGAGAAGATCACTAACCAGGAGATGGACATTGCCTCTGTGGGAACCACGGTGGTGCAGACGGAACAGCTATTGTCGGACCTGGCTGTGCTGgacacacacgctcag GAGGAGATGGCTCGTGCCCAGGTGGTTATCCTGCATGGCCACCAGTTGGCCACCAACCATCATTACGCCCTGGCGCTCATCATCCAACGCTGCAATGAGCTGCGTCATCACTGTGACATCCTCACCACTTCCATACGCACCAAGCGGGCCTCCCTGACCCGAGCACGAGACCTGCTGCTCCGCCTTGAAGAG gcccTTCGGTGGTGTGACGAGGGCGCCTATCTTCTGGCGAGTCAGATGGTGGACAAATTCCAAACCAGAGAGGGAGCGCAGGAGGCACTGCAGTACCTGAGCTTCCACCAGGAGAGGGCGCCGTCCGCACTGAAAAACAGCCAGGACATTCTGAGCCTTGAGTTTGAAGCCATACTCACCCCACAGCTGCAG TCCCAAATTTCCATTGTTACAGAGAAGCTGAACTCGATGCAGTCCATGATAAGAAACAGAGAGCAGTGTCTGAAAAAGTTGGCGGATGTACAAGTCAGACCGATTCAGTTGGTGGCCCCGAGGCCTGAACCCGACCACACCTTGCAGCGCTGCAAGTCACCCCTCTTCTCCCCCAAACATG GTGTAGACTTTAATGTCCTAAATTCCAAGTTCTCCTTTGACCTGCTACCTGGCAAAAGAGCAGCAAGGAGGAACAACAGCCAACGCAAG ATTGAGGTAATGCATGATTTCCAAGGCAACTGCAGCTCTCTGTATGGATCCACCACTGAAACAGATTCCGAGGCAGAAGACAATCCAGAGCAGGTCACACG CCATATAATGAAGGAACTGATAGCTACAGAGAGGATCTATGTGGACGAGCTGCTCTCTGTCCTTTTG gGCTACAGGGCAGAAATGGAGGACCCATCCATGTCTAATCTCTTCTCCGCTCTTTGCAGCCAGAAGG TTCTGTTTGGCAAAATGCCAGAGATTTACCAGTTCCACAGCag GATCTTCCTCCAGGATCTGCAGGGTTGCTTGGAGACACCAGAGAGGGTGGGGGCTTGCTTCCTGCAACGG aagaagaagttcCAGGTGTATGAGCGTTACTGCCAAAACAAGCCTCGCTCTGAGTTGCTATGGAGACAGTGCTCTGATTTGCCTTTCTTTCAG GAGTGCCAGAATAAGCTGGACCACAAGCTGGGTCTGAACTCTTACCTCCTGAAACCAGTCCAACGCCTCACCAAGTACCAGCTGCTACTCAAG GAGCTGTTGAAGCACTGTACAGAGGAGCGATACCGACATGAACTCCAGGAGGCTCTCAACTCTatgctggagctgctgaagtCTGTCAACGACTCCATGCATCAGATAGCCATCACTGGATATCAG GGTGACCTCAGTCAGCTGGGCCGAGTGGTGTTGCAGGGAGGCTTCAGCGTGTGGATCAGCCATAAGAGGGCAGCGGTGCGCATGAAGGAGCTGGCCAGGTTCAAACCCATGCAGCGACATCTCTTTCTCTATGACCTCGCCCTGCTCTTCTGCAAACGCAGAGATGATGACACTCACGACAGGACGCCCTTCTACAGCTTCAAATCCTGTCTCAGA ATGAGTGCAGTGGGGATCACAGAAAATGTGAAAGGAGATGTGAAGAAATTTGAAATCTGGTACAGTGGCAGAGAAGTAGTGTACATAGTTCAG GCTCCTACACTGGAGGTCAAAGTTGCCTGGCTGACAGAGATTCGTAAAATTCTCACC
- the LOC116700700 gene encoding guanine nucleotide exchange factor DBS — MCVSWGGASVRGCSACLPVPHSSSATSHSHRRQWEESIQTSPAHSEPVVNSPRRTWPVSAHSVAICEGLEDWGAATDLSNISDSDEEDQPAPLVAGRYRVMVESSMASTDDIVFNCGDVIQLLHEELSGMWMVKNISRGEEGRVLSEDLHRILGETC; from the exons ATGTGTGTGTCGTGGGGCGGAGCATCGGTGCGAGGCTGCTCAGCGTGTCTCCCTGTTCCTCACAGCTCCTCTGCTACAAGCCACTCCCACAGGCGTCAATGGGAGGAGTCAATACAAACtagccccgcccactccgaaCCAGTGGTTAACTCACCTCGCCGCA CTTGGCCTGTTTCTGCACACTCTGTGGCGATCTGTGAGGGCCTGGAGGACTGGGGTGCAGCTACAGACCTTTCCAACATATCGGACTCAGACGAGGAGGATCAGCCCGCCCCCCTG GTGGCGGGCAGGTACAGGGTCATGGTAGAGAGCAGCATGGCCAGCACGGATGATATCGTCTTTAACTGCGGGGATGTCATCCAGCTGCTGCATGAAGAATTGTCGGGAATGTG GATGGTAAAGAATATAAGTCGTGGAGAAGAAGGGCGTGTTCTATCTGAGGACCTGCATAGGATTCTGGGAGAAACATGCTAA